One Melospiza melodia melodia isolate bMelMel2 chromosome 1, bMelMel2.pri, whole genome shotgun sequence genomic window carries:
- the ESRP1 gene encoding epithelial splicing regulatory protein 1 isoform X2, with protein MTASPDYLVIVFVTTAGTNGARLGSDERELLQLLWKVVDLRSKELGHLHDVLVRPDHTELTAECQEITQVDVESLALAPPLEQALRQFNQSVSNELNIGVGTSFCFCTDGQLHIRQVLHPEASKKNISLPECFYSFFDLRKEFKKCCPGSPEVSKLDVAAMTEYLNLDKSSPAFPYGASQVEDMGNIILTLISEPYNHRFSDPERVNYKFESGPCSKMELVDDNAVIRARGLPWQSSDQDIARFFKGLNIAKGGAALCLNAQGRRNGEALVRFVSEEHRDLALQRHKHHMGNRYIEVYKATGEDFLKIAGGTSNEVAQFLSKENQVIVRMRGLPFNVTTEEVLTFFGQHCPVTGGKEGVLFVTYPDSRPTGDAFVLFACEEYAQNALKKHKDLLGKRYIELFRSTAAEVQQVLNRYSSTPLIPLPTPPILPVLPQQFVPPTNIRDCIRLRGLPYAATIEDILDFLGEFSTDIRTHGVHMVLNHQGRPSGDAFIQMKSADRAFLAAQKCHKKTMKDRYVEVFQCSAEEMNFVLMGGTLNRNGLSPPPCLSPPAYSFPAPAAVVPTEAALYQPSMLLNPRTLQPSTAYYPAGAQLFMNYTAYYPSMQQRMDLYAQMMRPGQCPKNGFAFKGPSS; from the exons ATGACGGCGTCTCCCGACTACCTGGTGATTGTCTTCGTGACCACGGCGGGCACCAACGGGGCAAGGTTGGGCTCAGACGAGCgagagctgctccagctcctgtggAAAGTGGTCGACCTGAGGAGTAAGGAG CTGGGGCACCTGCATGACGTGCTGGTCCGGCCTGACCACACAGAACTGACGGCTGAGTGCCAGGAGATCACCCAGGTGGATGTGGAGAGCCTGGCACTGGCTCCACCGCTGGAGCAGGCACTGAGACAG TTTAATCAGTCCGTGAGCAATGAACTGAACATTGGTGTGGGTACTTCTTTCTGTTTCTGTACTGATGGACAGTTGCACATTAGGCAGGTTCTACACCCTGAAGCTTCCAAAAAG AATATTTCACTGCCTGAATGCTTCTACTCCTTTTTTGACTTGCGgaaagagttcaagaagtgttgcCCTGGCTCACCTGAAGTTAGCAAACTCGATGTTGCAGCCATGACAGAAT ATTTAAATCTTGACAAGAGCAGTCCAGCATTTCCCTATGGAGCCTCTCAAGTTGAAGATATGGGGAATATTATTTTAACATTAATATCTGAACCATACA ATCACAGATTTTCAGATCCAGAAAGGGTAAACTACAAATTTGAAAGTGGACCTTG cagcaaGATGGAACTTGTGGATGACAATGCTGTTATCCGAGCAAGAGGATTGCCATGGCAGTCATCTGACCAGGACATAGCGAGGTTCTTCAAAGGTCTAAATATTGCCAA AGGAGGTGCTGCACTCTGTCTCAATGCCCAAGGTAGGAGGAATGGGGAGGCTCTTGTGAGGTTCGTGAGTGAAGAGCACAGAGATCTAGCACTACAAAGGCACAAGCATCACATGGGGAACCGATACATAGAG gtaTACAAGGCAACAGGTGAAGACTTCCTTAAAATTGCAGGAG GTACTTCCAATGAGGTTGCACAGTTCTTGTCAAAAGAAAACCAAGTGATTGTCAGGATGCGAGGTCTTCCTTTCAATGTAACAACAGAAGAAGTGCTGACTTTCtttggccagcactgccctgtaACAGGAGGAAAGGAGGGAGTCCTGTTTGTCACTTACCCTGACAGCAGGCCAACAGGAGATGCCTTTGTCTTGTTTGCTTGTGAGGAATATGCACAAAATGCACTGAAAAAGCACAAGGATTTGCTGGGGAAAAGGTACATTGAACTCTTCCGGAGCACTGCAGCAGAAGTTCAGCAG GTGCTGAACAGGTACTCTTCCACACCTCTCATTCCTCTCCCAACACCTCCAATTCTTCCAGTATTACCTCAACAGTTTGTGCCTCCCACTAACATCAGAGACTGCATACGCTTGCGTGGGCTTCCCTATGCTGCTACTATAGAGGACATTCTGGACTTCCTGGGAGAGTTTTCTACAGATATTCGGACCCATGGAGTTCACATGGTTCTAAATCACCAG GGACGTCCATCAGGAGATGCTTTCATTCAGATGAAATCTGCAGATCGAGCCTTCCTGGCTGCACAGAAGTGTCATAAGAAGACTATGAAGGACAGATATGTTGAAGTCTTTCAGTGTTCTGCTGAAGAGATGAACTTTGTATTAATGGGGGGCACTTTAAATCGAAATGGCTTGTCCCCGCCACCAT GCCTTTCACCCCCTGCCTACTCCTTTCCGGCTCCTGCTGCAGTTGTGCCAACAGAAGCTGCTCTGTATCAGCCATCCATGCTTCTGAACCCACGAACACTCCAGCCCTCCACAGCCTACTaccctgctggggctcagctcttCATGAACTACACAGCTTATTACCCCAG
- the ESRP1 gene encoding epithelial splicing regulatory protein 1 isoform X1, which produces MTASPDYLVIVFVTTAGTNGARLGSDERELLQLLWKVVDLRSKELGHLHDVLVRPDHTELTAECQEITQVDVESLALAPPLEQALRQFNQSVSNELNIGVGTSFCFCTDGQLHIRQVLHPEASKKNISLPECFYSFFDLRKEFKKCCPGSPEVSKLDVAAMTEYLNLDKSSPAFPYGASQVEDMGNIILTLISEPYNHRFSDPERVNYKFESGPCSKMELVDDNAVIRARGLPWQSSDQDIARFFKGLNIAKGGAALCLNAQGRRNGEALVRFVSEEHRDLALQRHKHHMGNRYIEVYKATGEDFLKIAGGTSNEVAQFLSKENQVIVRMRGLPFNVTTEEVLTFFGQHCPVTGGKEGVLFVTYPDSRPTGDAFVLFACEEYAQNALKKHKDLLGKRYIELFRSTAAEVQQVLNRYSSTPLIPLPTPPILPVLPQQFVPPTNIRDCIRLRGLPYAATIEDILDFLGEFSTDIRTHGVHMVLNHQGRPSGDAFIQMKSADRAFLAAQKCHKKTMKDRYVEVFQCSAEEMNFVLMGGTLNRNGLSPPPCKLPCLSPPAYSFPAPAAVVPTEAALYQPSMLLNPRTLQPSTAYYPAGAQLFMNYTAYYPSMQQRMDLYAQMMRPGQCPKNGFAFKGPSS; this is translated from the exons ATGACGGCGTCTCCCGACTACCTGGTGATTGTCTTCGTGACCACGGCGGGCACCAACGGGGCAAGGTTGGGCTCAGACGAGCgagagctgctccagctcctgtggAAAGTGGTCGACCTGAGGAGTAAGGAG CTGGGGCACCTGCATGACGTGCTGGTCCGGCCTGACCACACAGAACTGACGGCTGAGTGCCAGGAGATCACCCAGGTGGATGTGGAGAGCCTGGCACTGGCTCCACCGCTGGAGCAGGCACTGAGACAG TTTAATCAGTCCGTGAGCAATGAACTGAACATTGGTGTGGGTACTTCTTTCTGTTTCTGTACTGATGGACAGTTGCACATTAGGCAGGTTCTACACCCTGAAGCTTCCAAAAAG AATATTTCACTGCCTGAATGCTTCTACTCCTTTTTTGACTTGCGgaaagagttcaagaagtgttgcCCTGGCTCACCTGAAGTTAGCAAACTCGATGTTGCAGCCATGACAGAAT ATTTAAATCTTGACAAGAGCAGTCCAGCATTTCCCTATGGAGCCTCTCAAGTTGAAGATATGGGGAATATTATTTTAACATTAATATCTGAACCATACA ATCACAGATTTTCAGATCCAGAAAGGGTAAACTACAAATTTGAAAGTGGACCTTG cagcaaGATGGAACTTGTGGATGACAATGCTGTTATCCGAGCAAGAGGATTGCCATGGCAGTCATCTGACCAGGACATAGCGAGGTTCTTCAAAGGTCTAAATATTGCCAA AGGAGGTGCTGCACTCTGTCTCAATGCCCAAGGTAGGAGGAATGGGGAGGCTCTTGTGAGGTTCGTGAGTGAAGAGCACAGAGATCTAGCACTACAAAGGCACAAGCATCACATGGGGAACCGATACATAGAG gtaTACAAGGCAACAGGTGAAGACTTCCTTAAAATTGCAGGAG GTACTTCCAATGAGGTTGCACAGTTCTTGTCAAAAGAAAACCAAGTGATTGTCAGGATGCGAGGTCTTCCTTTCAATGTAACAACAGAAGAAGTGCTGACTTTCtttggccagcactgccctgtaACAGGAGGAAAGGAGGGAGTCCTGTTTGTCACTTACCCTGACAGCAGGCCAACAGGAGATGCCTTTGTCTTGTTTGCTTGTGAGGAATATGCACAAAATGCACTGAAAAAGCACAAGGATTTGCTGGGGAAAAGGTACATTGAACTCTTCCGGAGCACTGCAGCAGAAGTTCAGCAG GTGCTGAACAGGTACTCTTCCACACCTCTCATTCCTCTCCCAACACCTCCAATTCTTCCAGTATTACCTCAACAGTTTGTGCCTCCCACTAACATCAGAGACTGCATACGCTTGCGTGGGCTTCCCTATGCTGCTACTATAGAGGACATTCTGGACTTCCTGGGAGAGTTTTCTACAGATATTCGGACCCATGGAGTTCACATGGTTCTAAATCACCAG GGACGTCCATCAGGAGATGCTTTCATTCAGATGAAATCTGCAGATCGAGCCTTCCTGGCTGCACAGAAGTGTCATAAGAAGACTATGAAGGACAGATATGTTGAAGTCTTTCAGTGTTCTGCTGAAGAGATGAACTTTGTATTAATGGGGGGCACTTTAAATCGAAATGGCTTGTCCCCGCCACCATGTAAGTTACCAT GCCTTTCACCCCCTGCCTACTCCTTTCCGGCTCCTGCTGCAGTTGTGCCAACAGAAGCTGCTCTGTATCAGCCATCCATGCTTCTGAACCCACGAACACTCCAGCCCTCCACAGCCTACTaccctgctggggctcagctcttCATGAACTACACAGCTTATTACCCCAG